A stretch of Aristophania vespae DNA encodes these proteins:
- the rfbA gene encoding glucose-1-phosphate thymidylyltransferase RfbA gives MKPMKAILLSGGSGTRLHPMTLAISKQLLPVFDKPMIYYPLTTLILSGIKEIMIITTPHDLPQFQKLLGDGSQFGVEFTYRTQAKPDGIAQAFLIAADWLNNAPCALALGDNLIFADGLSTKLQTAHDRESGATVFAYQVKDPQRYGVISFDETGKALSIEEKPEHPSSNWAVTGLYFYDNKVCEKAEKLRPSPRGELEITDLNKMYLEEDKLHVSLLGRGCAWLDAGIPDSLMQAGTFVQAIQSRQGMLVGSPTEAAFRMGFISLEQLRARGETMAKTELGKMLLRLADTHERFF, from the coding sequence ATGAAGCCTATGAAAGCCATTCTTCTTTCAGGAGGTTCAGGTACACGCCTGCACCCAATGACATTAGCTATTTCAAAGCAGCTTTTACCTGTTTTTGATAAACCCATGATTTATTACCCGCTCACGACGTTAATTTTGTCGGGTATCAAAGAGATCATGATTATCACCACACCGCATGACCTGCCGCAATTTCAAAAATTATTGGGTGATGGCTCACAATTTGGTGTAGAATTCACCTATCGCACTCAAGCAAAGCCTGATGGCATAGCCCAAGCGTTCCTGATCGCTGCTGATTGGTTAAATAACGCGCCATGCGCCCTTGCTCTAGGTGATAATCTTATTTTTGCCGATGGACTGAGCACAAAATTACAAACAGCCCATGACAGAGAAAGTGGCGCTACAGTCTTTGCTTACCAGGTAAAAGATCCGCAACGTTATGGTGTCATCAGCTTTGATGAAACCGGCAAGGCTCTTTCTATTGAGGAAAAACCGGAACATCCTTCATCGAACTGGGCCGTCACGGGACTTTATTTTTACGATAATAAAGTCTGTGAAAAAGCTGAGAAACTACGCCCCAGCCCCCGTGGTGAGCTGGAAATTACAGATCTCAATAAAATGTACCTTGAAGAAGACAAGCTACATGTTAGTCTTTTAGGACGTGGATGTGCCTGGTTGGATGCCGGCATACCTGACAGTCTTATGCAAGCTGGAACATTTGTACAAGCTATTCAATCCCGACAGGGCATGCTTGTTGGTTCCCCAACAGAGGCTGCATTCCGTATGGGTTTTATCAGCCTTGAGCAACTAAGAGCCCGAGGCGAAACTATGGCCAAAACGGAGTTGGGAAAAATGCTCCTCCGCCTGGCTGATACTCATGAACGTTTCTTTTAA
- the rfbB gene encoding dTDP-glucose 4,6-dehydratase, whose amino-acid sequence MHILLTGGYGFIGSAVIRHLINKTSHTVLNVDCMTYAASAENLSSIEQSSRYQHERVDIVNVSELHRLFATYKPDAVMHLAAESHVDRSIDDPAIFIQTNIIGTYMLLEASRKYWNNLEAEKKNSFRFHHISTDEVFGHLDIEAPAFTEQSPYDPRSPYSASKASSDHLVRAWHSTYGLPAFVTNTTNNYGPWHFPEKLIPLIIIKALKGQPLPVYGKGSNIRDWLFVEDHAEALVRAIERGVPGETYAISGRQPCSNLEVVKKICAILDELKPDPAGPRERLINFVSDRPGHDFRYEINPTHAEQALEWKAAHNFDMGLRKTINWFLENENWWQNILDKRYTGQRLGTRS is encoded by the coding sequence ATGCATATTTTACTGACGGGTGGCTATGGTTTTATCGGCTCTGCTGTAATACGTCACCTCATTAACAAAACATCTCACACTGTTCTTAATGTCGATTGCATGACATATGCTGCTTCGGCTGAGAATCTTTCATCTATTGAGCAGAGCTCACGCTATCAGCATGAACGCGTTGATATTGTTAATGTCAGCGAATTACACCGTCTTTTTGCAACTTATAAACCAGATGCCGTCATGCATCTTGCTGCTGAAAGTCATGTAGATCGTTCAATTGATGATCCAGCAATTTTCATTCAAACCAATATCATCGGCACATACATGCTTCTTGAAGCGAGCCGTAAATACTGGAATAATCTCGAAGCAGAGAAAAAGAACTCTTTCCGTTTTCATCACATCTCTACCGATGAAGTCTTTGGCCATTTGGACATAGAAGCGCCAGCTTTTACGGAACAATCACCCTATGATCCCCGTAGTCCATATTCAGCCAGCAAGGCCTCTTCAGACCATCTGGTAAGAGCCTGGCATAGTACTTATGGTCTCCCCGCATTTGTAACCAACACAACCAATAATTACGGCCCGTGGCATTTTCCTGAAAAACTTATCCCACTCATTATTATAAAAGCCCTCAAAGGGCAGCCTCTTCCCGTTTATGGCAAAGGGAGCAATATTCGCGATTGGCTTTTTGTCGAAGATCACGCAGAGGCTCTTGTTCGTGCCATTGAACGTGGCGTTCCGGGCGAAACTTATGCCATTAGTGGCCGCCAACCATGCTCAAATCTTGAAGTTGTTAAAAAAATCTGTGCTATTCTGGACGAGTTAAAACCCGATCCGGCAGGACCGCGTGAAAGACTTATAAATTTCGTTTCTGACCGGCCTGGTCATGACTTCCGTTATGAAATTAACCCAACCCATGCAGAGCAAGCTCTCGAATGGAAGGCCGCTCATAACTTTGATATGGGCTTGCGCAAAACAATTAACTGGTTCCTCGAAAATGAGAACTGGTGGCAAAATATTCTCGATAAACGTTACACAGGTCAAAGGTTGGGTACGAGGTCATGA
- a CDS encoding histidine phosphatase family protein, protein MNDRISSSKKLQAHFLDGPQLQENVTRFWLIRHAVVDSSVRKLMYGADNVPLCPTSLRQQEPIYERLACRLPKNADWISSPLKRAIHTAEAIKKAGNFEGTLQIESGFIEQSLGEWSSLPHQDFSLYPEQNPHYFWPLSATERPPQGESMEDVQKRVGTALDYWADKNLGKETIIISHGGAIRMALAHALGISATSALHFVIQNLSVTALEHIDGQWRVIMVNTLSHFEESAE, encoded by the coding sequence GTGAATGATAGAATAAGTTCCTCAAAAAAACTTCAGGCTCATTTTCTTGATGGCCCTCAGCTACAGGAAAATGTAACACGCTTTTGGTTAATTCGTCATGCAGTGGTTGATTCCTCGGTAAGAAAGCTAATGTATGGTGCTGATAATGTGCCATTATGTCCGACTTCTTTAAGGCAGCAAGAGCCCATATATGAACGTTTGGCCTGTCGTTTGCCCAAAAATGCTGATTGGATATCATCGCCTTTAAAAAGAGCGATTCACACAGCAGAAGCTATAAAAAAAGCAGGGAATTTTGAAGGCACGTTACAAATAGAATCTGGTTTTATAGAGCAGTCTTTGGGTGAATGGAGCAGTTTGCCTCACCAGGATTTTTCACTCTACCCTGAGCAAAACCCTCATTATTTTTGGCCATTATCAGCAACGGAGCGCCCTCCACAGGGAGAGAGTATGGAAGATGTTCAAAAACGTGTAGGGACTGCATTAGACTATTGGGCAGATAAAAATTTAGGAAAAGAGACCATTATCATCAGTCATGGTGGGGCTATACGCATGGCGTTGGCCCATGCATTAGGTATTTCTGCTACATCTGCTTTACATTTTGTAATACAAAATTTATCGGTTACTGCTCTGGAGCATATTGATGGGCAGTGGCGTGTCATAATGGTTAATACCCTCTCACATTTTGAGGAGAGTGCTGAGTGA
- a CDS encoding lipopolysaccharide biosynthesis protein: MKRWFKDDLFKLVLKNAGRLASGKLVGALLGLGALACATHAMSPSEFGVLILIKAYAQLIADIGQFQGWQVILHYGSIPWQQGEVDRVKTATKFSVGLDLLAGFASMIVGMAVLLLLGPHLGVHPEHRALAFFYCTLIPFLTCSSPYGILRLFDRVDVISRQQIVSPMVRTTLSVLTLVMGWGLTGFVVAWYAGVLAADLYVFTCCWKELKRRNIQGALKPSLLKAARNMPKGMWSFVWLTSVNTVLTSVWGSLSNLLIGRTLGTAAAGLYSLAVTFIDAVQRPVRLLEKSYYPEVARLDTRTTKPWKLAAKMSFLGACLGIVVSLIVYIGGKPVISLFGHRYGEAATLMLWMAPSLVFNMAAFPLYGLLYTAGKFKVLTGTQLISSLFYTVLLIYMSHNYGLDGAGLAFAIGTLFGALINVVIAIVTFIRRRHIILPHEREIRGS, from the coding sequence GTGAAGCGCTGGTTTAAAGATGACCTTTTTAAGCTGGTCTTAAAAAATGCTGGCAGGTTGGCTTCAGGCAAACTTGTAGGGGCTCTTTTAGGCCTTGGCGCTTTAGCATGCGCTACACATGCCATGTCACCAAGTGAGTTTGGTGTTTTAATTCTGATTAAGGCCTATGCTCAGCTTATTGCCGATATAGGACAATTTCAGGGGTGGCAGGTTATTTTGCACTATGGTTCTATTCCCTGGCAGCAGGGTGAAGTAGACCGTGTTAAAACAGCGACAAAATTTTCTGTAGGGTTAGATTTATTAGCTGGTTTTGCCTCCATGATTGTAGGCATGGCTGTCTTGTTACTTTTAGGACCTCACTTAGGTGTTCACCCAGAGCATCGTGCTTTGGCTTTTTTCTACTGCACACTCATTCCATTTTTGACCTGTTCAAGTCCTTACGGCATTTTGAGGCTCTTTGACCGGGTCGATGTTATTAGCAGACAACAAATTGTCTCACCCATGGTTAGAACAACTTTAAGTGTTCTGACATTAGTGATGGGATGGGGGCTGACAGGCTTTGTTGTAGCCTGGTATGCAGGGGTTTTAGCGGCAGATTTATATGTATTTACCTGTTGCTGGAAAGAGTTAAAACGCAGAAACATTCAAGGGGCCTTAAAGCCCAGCCTCCTAAAGGCAGCACGTAATATGCCCAAGGGAATGTGGAGCTTTGTGTGGCTCACAAGTGTTAACACAGTTTTAACCTCTGTGTGGGGGTCTCTCAGCAACCTTCTTATTGGTCGAACTTTAGGCACAGCGGCAGCCGGTCTTTATAGCTTAGCTGTGACATTTATTGACGCTGTGCAACGGCCTGTGCGTCTTTTAGAAAAGAGCTATTATCCTGAAGTTGCGCGTTTGGATACGCGAACCACAAAACCATGGAAATTAGCCGCCAAGATGAGTTTCTTAGGAGCTTGTCTTGGTATAGTGGTTTCTCTCATTGTTTATATTGGTGGGAAACCAGTTATTAGTCTGTTTGGCCATCGCTATGGAGAGGCTGCAACCCTTATGTTGTGGATGGCGCCCTCCCTTGTGTTTAATATGGCTGCTTTTCCTCTTTATGGGCTTCTTTATACAGCAGGAAAATTTAAGGTGCTTACGGGCACACAGTTAATTTCTTCACTATTTTATACAGTCCTTCTCATTTATATGAGCCATAATTACGGCCTGGACGGAGCAGGATTGGCCTTTGCCATAGGAACATTATTTGGTGCTTTAATAAATGTTGTCATTGCTATAGTGACCTTTATAAGGAGACGTCACATTATTTTACCACATGAACGCGAGATACGCGGTTCCTGA
- a CDS encoding dTMP kinase yields MPSQPKIRYGHLIALVGCDGSGKSSLSADLVRILGRNRKTVYGYLGLGSGDLGRRIGQWPLLGPLLEKKLTSKAKKTRTKGEKIPGFITALVVFIFSLIRLKRFRRVKKAVEKGYLVITDRYPQAEIAGQCDGPGLSAARTNNPFIRAMALIEKRLYLKMAAFKPDLIIFLEVDAQTAHQRKPDHDIEALQTKIDIMPHITFNGAPKKIIDASQPYDKVKQNVIAKLSAAKFL; encoded by the coding sequence ATGCCGTCTCAGCCTAAAATTCGTTATGGCCACCTTATTGCTCTTGTTGGATGCGATGGCTCAGGTAAATCTAGCCTAAGTGCTGACCTGGTGCGTATTCTTGGACGGAATAGAAAAACCGTCTATGGCTATCTTGGACTAGGATCGGGTGATCTTGGAAGGCGCATAGGACAATGGCCTCTTCTCGGCCCTCTCCTCGAAAAAAAACTTACGAGTAAGGCAAAAAAAACACGCACTAAAGGTGAGAAAATACCGGGCTTTATAACGGCTTTGGTTGTATTTATATTTTCTCTTATCCGCCTGAAACGTTTTAGACGTGTAAAGAAAGCTGTAGAAAAAGGTTATCTGGTCATCACAGACCGCTACCCTCAGGCAGAAATAGCTGGTCAATGTGATGGTCCGGGTCTTTCAGCCGCTCGTACAAATAACCCTTTTATTAGGGCTATGGCCTTAATAGAAAAACGTCTCTATCTGAAAATGGCCGCTTTTAAGCCTGATCTCATTATCTTTTTAGAAGTTGATGCGCAGACAGCACATCAAAGAAAACCAGATCATGATATCGAAGCTCTTCAAACTAAAATCGATATCATGCCTCATATAACATTTAATGGCGCTCCTAAAAAAATTATTGACGCCTCACAGCCTTATGACAAGGTAAAGCAAAATGTAATCGCCAAGCTTAGTGCTGCCAAATTTTTATAA
- a CDS encoding nucleoside/nucleotide kinase family protein, whose protein sequence is MFDRESPSIDPQQGRKQPVIALIGSDGSGKSTVGQVLYEEMNKNRPTAFCHLGKQAGNLGRYIKTIPIIGPIFTKRNEKEHKRLKIKKNSSFLATFVEFVMSMRRVFRFARMRCYHARGFAILTDRFPQNLIPGPMDGPSLANLSFKGRFLHLLMKIENILYRRMSHFKPDLVIRLNVDLETAMSRKPDHKSYKLARKISDVGRLTFDGAPILDLNATDPLEEVLAQAKKAVASVLEAYPHKTR, encoded by the coding sequence ATGTTTGATAGGGAAAGCCCTTCCATTGACCCCCAACAAGGCCGCAAACAACCTGTTATTGCTTTGATTGGCTCAGATGGGAGTGGAAAATCGACTGTCGGGCAAGTACTTTATGAAGAAATGAATAAAAATCGTCCTACCGCTTTTTGCCATCTCGGAAAGCAGGCTGGAAATCTTGGGCGATATATTAAGACTATTCCTATTATCGGACCTATTTTTACCAAACGTAATGAAAAAGAGCATAAGCGTTTAAAAATTAAGAAAAATTCTAGTTTTTTAGCCACATTCGTTGAATTTGTTATGTCTATGAGGCGCGTTTTTCGCTTCGCCCGAATGAGATGTTATCACGCACGTGGCTTTGCTATTTTAACTGACAGATTTCCTCAAAACCTTATCCCTGGCCCTATGGATGGACCGTCTTTAGCTAATCTTTCTTTTAAAGGAAGATTTCTTCATCTCCTTATGAAGATCGAAAATATTTTATATAGACGTATGTCACATTTTAAGCCGGATCTTGTGATTCGGCTTAATGTCGACCTTGAGACGGCAATGAGTCGCAAACCCGATCATAAAAGCTATAAATTGGCACGTAAAATTTCTGATGTTGGCAGATTAACCTTTGACGGGGCACCAATATTAGATCTCAATGCGACAGACCCTCTTGAAGAGGTTCTGGCACAGGCTAAAAAGGCTGTTGCCAGCGTTCTGGAAGCTTATCCTCACAAAACAAGATAG
- a CDS encoding ParB/RepB/Spo0J family partition protein: MAKKDSSPRLGRGLAALLGDKAPQLSRVSTPSPRNASSYQQTTLSIDLLAPSPFQPRKNMDSAKLAELADSIRSRGVLQPLLVRPDPQNNGHYQIIAGERRWRASQQAGLHEVPVHIKQLDDSDAMAAAMVENLQRSDLNPIEEAEGLQRLIDDYHLTQEELAGALGKSRSHLANTLRLLNLPEAVRQHLRDGLLSAGHARALLAHPDPVAAMKIVLEKGLSVRQTEVLAVQSQNAQAREKPQSAREADILKIEDDLSQRLGLKTKITFNGKKGSLKVNYDSLEQFETLLQLLKHGFQGKQI; the protein is encoded by the coding sequence ATGGCTAAAAAAGATTCATCACCCCGTTTAGGACGTGGTCTTGCGGCTTTATTGGGGGATAAAGCGCCTCAACTAAGCCGGGTTAGTACCCCCTCTCCCCGTAATGCCTCGTCATATCAGCAAACTACATTATCAATTGATCTTTTAGCACCCAGTCCTTTTCAGCCACGCAAAAATATGGATAGTGCTAAATTAGCTGAGCTAGCCGATTCCATACGCTCACGTGGTGTGCTTCAGCCCTTACTCGTACGGCCTGACCCACAAAATAATGGGCATTATCAGATCATAGCTGGTGAACGTCGCTGGCGCGCCTCTCAGCAAGCCGGGTTGCATGAAGTGCCGGTTCATATCAAGCAACTTGATGATAGTGATGCCATGGCTGCAGCTATGGTAGAAAACCTGCAACGCTCTGACCTTAACCCTATAGAAGAAGCTGAGGGTTTACAGAGACTGATTGATGATTATCACCTGACACAAGAGGAATTAGCAGGGGCTTTAGGAAAATCCCGCTCGCATCTGGCTAACACACTCAGGCTCCTTAATTTGCCTGAAGCCGTAAGGCAACATTTACGCGATGGTTTGTTAAGTGCTGGCCATGCACGAGCTTTATTGGCGCATCCTGACCCGGTTGCCGCTATGAAGATTGTTTTAGAAAAAGGCCTTAGCGTTCGTCAGACTGAAGTCCTGGCTGTGCAAAGTCAGAATGCACAGGCACGCGAAAAACCACAATCTGCAAGAGAGGCTGACATTCTCAAAATTGAGGATGATTTATCTCAACGTCTGGGTCTAAAAACCAAAATTACATTTAATGGAAAAAAAGGAAGCTTGAAGGTCAATTATGACTCATTAGAGCAATTTGAGACTCTTCTGCAGCTTCTCAAACATGGTTTTCAGGGGAAGCAGATTTAA
- a CDS encoding ParA family protein → MSKTTSSNTQIIAIANQKGGVGKTTTSLNLAAALARHKRVLLVDLDPQGNASTGLGIDYSQREKGSYNALLGEDDFTSLPRPSNITQLDVIPANADLAGAEIEMIDQERREYRLHDALQAVEGPYDVILIDCPPSLGLLTLNALVAAQSVLVPLQCEFFALEGISQLLRTIERVRMAFNADLHLEGIVLTMYDKRNKLSNLVAEDARNFFGNQVYDTIIPRNIRISEAQSFGKSVLDYDKRSKGATAYLSLAEELLKRLKGKKANG, encoded by the coding sequence GTGTCTAAAACCACATCATCCAATACCCAAATTATTGCTATTGCCAACCAAAAAGGCGGTGTAGGAAAAACGACTACAAGCCTGAATTTGGCTGCGGCACTAGCACGTCATAAGCGTGTGCTTTTGGTTGATCTTGACCCTCAGGGCAATGCGTCAACAGGTTTGGGTATTGATTATAGCCAACGCGAAAAAGGGAGTTATAACGCTCTTTTGGGAGAAGATGATTTCACATCTCTTCCTCGTCCCAGCAATATTACACAATTAGATGTCATTCCGGCTAATGCTGATTTGGCTGGGGCCGAAATTGAGATGATTGATCAAGAAAGGCGTGAATATCGCCTCCATGACGCCCTACAGGCTGTCGAAGGGCCTTATGATGTTATTCTCATAGATTGCCCACCAAGCTTAGGTTTGCTTACATTAAATGCCTTGGTGGCAGCTCAGAGCGTTTTAGTACCCTTACAATGCGAATTTTTTGCCCTGGAAGGCATTAGCCAACTTTTACGCACGATAGAACGCGTTCGCATGGCTTTTAACGCAGACCTTCATCTCGAAGGAATTGTGCTCACCATGTATGATAAACGAAATAAGCTTTCTAACCTTGTTGCAGAAGATGCCCGTAACTTCTTTGGTAACCAGGTTTATGATACGATCATACCGCGTAATATCCGTATTTCTGAAGCGCAGAGTTTTGGTAAATCGGTTCTGGATTATGATAAACGCTCTAAAGGGGCCACAGCCTATTTGTCTCTCGCTGAGGAACTCTTAAAACGCTTAAAGGGGAAAAAGGCCAATGGCTAA
- the rsmG gene encoding 16S rRNA (guanine(527)-N(7))-methyltransferase RsmG, whose amino-acid sequence MTNIAVSRETKEKLDIFSQLLQQWNNKINLVSPHDIASLWQRHIEDSLQLVPHITPDSTITDLGSGGGFPGLIIAIATGNPVTLIESDQRKAAFLREANRLCGAKATIMAKRIEDVTLAPSDIITARALAPLKTLLGWAYPLLKENGFCLFLKGQKTSEELTNAANDWQINYETFPSVTARDGVLLKISEIRRV is encoded by the coding sequence ATGACGAACATAGCCGTTTCACGTGAAACAAAAGAGAAGCTGGATATTTTTTCTCAGCTTTTGCAGCAATGGAATAACAAGATTAATCTTGTTAGCCCCCATGATATAGCGTCTCTTTGGCAACGCCATATTGAAGATAGCCTCCAACTTGTCCCTCACATCACGCCTGATAGTACAATTACCGATCTGGGTTCAGGCGGCGGATTTCCTGGGCTTATAATAGCTATAGCAACAGGTAATCCTGTTACCCTTATTGAGTCTGATCAGAGAAAAGCCGCCTTTCTTCGAGAGGCTAATCGTCTTTGCGGGGCCAAAGCAACGATTATGGCCAAGCGTATTGAAGACGTAACACTTGCTCCTTCTGATATCATAACAGCCAGGGCTCTCGCTCCCTTAAAGACACTTTTAGGATGGGCGTATCCTCTTTTAAAAGAAAACGGATTTTGTCTATTTTTAAAAGGACAAAAAACGTCTGAAGAGTTGACCAATGCGGCCAATGACTGGCAGATAAATTACGAAACCTTCCCGAGCGTGACAGCGCGTGACGGCGTGCTCCTTAAAATTAGTGAAATAAGACGTGTCTAA